In Woeseia oceani, one DNA window encodes the following:
- a CDS encoding SLBB domain-containing protein — translation MRDGNPYQLNSRGQLQLPGIRVIGLAGLTEEQGTLRLQAEPVLSGMEINITLLPLTPIGEQALEPFGYELFSGEVGQKGDDTRRIPVPTDYTVGPGDNVRIRFFGNRNAEYDVQVERDGTIVIPEIGPVAIGGLSFLATRQAVEKRVTEQMIGTQVSITLGELRAVQVFLVGDVKKPGSYSVGALSTMTTVLSTGGGIARQGSLRRIELKRAGKTVGELDVYDLLLNGDTRQDLRIQEGDVIFVPPVGKRVKIVGEVNRPAIYEMHDSASVQDVIRMAGGMTAEAVATDITIERVVPDKGLVTIEPDLDRTGGNVTAALDGDLIRIPTAIRVIDKAVTVVGNVHYPVYAEWRSGLRLSDVIPSARILRPNSDINYVLIQREPVPNVGMDALSADLESAWKSPGSVADPLLEPRDRIFVFDLQVGRAHIMGPILEEMQLRTSRDRKMRVVTIDGSVNAPGDVPLEPGMRIADLIRAGGGLAQSAYIEEAELTRYELNDAGEREARLISVDLAAALAGETAANLLLQPFDFMNIRETPNWTKQSFIELRGEVRFPGRYTVNNGESISDILERAGGLTSRAFPSGSVFTRESLKKRERDQILKLASRIELDLASLSLSDSGPSNAIGVGQSLLGQLRSTEPTGRLVIDLPSVTGRDRSADILVEDGDFLLVPRQPQEVTVIGEVQFSTSHVWQPGYNRGDYLARSGGMTNKADDKRIYIVRANGEVISGKESRFFAGRDRTQILAGDTIVVPLDTERVRPLTLWTSASQIVYNLAIAATAVSRF, via the coding sequence TTGCGCGACGGAAATCCTTATCAGCTTAATAGTCGCGGGCAACTGCAGCTGCCGGGCATAAGGGTGATCGGACTCGCCGGTCTGACCGAAGAGCAGGGTACACTGCGCTTGCAGGCAGAGCCTGTTCTCTCCGGCATGGAGATCAACATCACGCTGCTGCCATTGACGCCCATCGGAGAGCAGGCTCTCGAGCCTTTCGGTTACGAATTATTTTCCGGCGAGGTCGGGCAGAAGGGAGACGATACTCGTCGTATACCCGTACCGACGGACTACACCGTAGGTCCAGGCGACAATGTCAGAATTCGGTTCTTCGGCAATCGAAATGCTGAGTACGACGTCCAAGTCGAGCGTGACGGCACAATTGTAATTCCGGAAATCGGACCAGTTGCGATAGGCGGTCTGAGTTTTCTGGCAACTCGTCAGGCGGTAGAGAAAAGAGTTACCGAGCAGATGATCGGCACGCAAGTGAGTATTACACTTGGTGAGCTAAGAGCTGTGCAAGTTTTCCTGGTCGGGGATGTCAAGAAGCCGGGTTCCTATTCCGTTGGGGCATTGTCGACAATGACGACGGTACTGTCGACGGGTGGGGGCATTGCAAGGCAGGGCTCGTTGCGCCGCATTGAGTTGAAGCGGGCCGGCAAAACTGTTGGTGAACTCGACGTTTATGATCTGTTGTTGAACGGAGATACTAGGCAAGATTTGCGTATTCAGGAAGGTGACGTAATTTTTGTGCCGCCGGTCGGGAAACGCGTAAAAATTGTAGGAGAGGTAAACAGACCGGCCATTTATGAGATGCACGATTCGGCGAGTGTTCAGGACGTGATCCGGATGGCTGGTGGCATGACCGCAGAGGCGGTGGCCACCGACATTACAATTGAACGAGTCGTGCCCGACAAAGGGCTGGTTACAATTGAGCCTGATCTCGATCGCACCGGCGGCAATGTGACCGCAGCGTTGGACGGTGACCTTATCCGAATTCCGACAGCGATACGAGTCATTGACAAGGCCGTAACGGTTGTAGGAAACGTGCACTACCCTGTCTACGCTGAGTGGCGAAGCGGCTTGCGACTTTCCGACGTAATTCCAAGCGCAAGAATATTAAGGCCCAATAGTGACATTAACTATGTACTTATTCAGCGCGAACCGGTGCCAAATGTAGGTATGGACGCGTTATCGGCCGACCTTGAGAGTGCTTGGAAAAGCCCTGGCAGTGTTGCAGATCCACTATTGGAACCGCGTGATCGAATCTTCGTATTCGACTTGCAAGTCGGACGCGCCCACATCATGGGGCCGATACTGGAAGAAATGCAGTTACGTACGTCGCGTGATCGGAAGATGCGTGTGGTCACAATTGACGGCAGCGTAAATGCGCCAGGTGATGTGCCGCTTGAGCCGGGAATGCGAATTGCGGATCTGATCCGTGCGGGAGGTGGGTTGGCACAATCAGCCTATATAGAAGAAGCAGAGCTTACTCGATATGAACTGAATGACGCTGGCGAACGCGAGGCCAGACTCATTTCTGTGGACTTGGCTGCGGCGCTGGCTGGAGAAACGGCGGCGAACTTGTTGCTGCAGCCGTTTGACTTCATGAATATTCGTGAAACTCCGAACTGGACTAAACAATCCTTCATCGAGCTCAGGGGGGAGGTGCGTTTCCCAGGGCGCTACACAGTTAATAACGGCGAATCAATTTCCGATATCCTTGAGCGTGCAGGTGGTCTTACGAGCCGAGCATTTCCAAGTGGCAGTGTGTTTACGCGTGAAAGCCTAAAGAAGCGAGAGCGAGATCAAATACTCAAGCTCGCGTCCAGGATCGAGCTGGATCTGGCAAGCTTGTCATTGTCCGACTCGGGGCCCTCGAATGCCATTGGGGTCGGTCAGTCACTGCTGGGCCAGCTGCGTTCGACAGAGCCGACAGGTCGCTTGGTTATCGACTTGCCGAGTGTCACAGGGCGCGATCGATCCGCGGATATTCTGGTGGAGGATGGCGATTTTCTGCTGGTACCCAGGCAGCCTCAAGAAGTAACCGTTATCGGGGAAGTGCAGTTTTCAACGTCCCACGTTTGGCAACCCGGCTACAACCGCGGCGATTATCTGGCGCGTAGTGGAGGGATGACGAACAAAGCAGACGATAAGAGAATTTATATTGTCCGGGCAAATGGCGAAGTAATCTCAGGAAAGGAATCGAGGTTTTTTGCAGGCAGAGACCGGACCCAAATATTGGCAGGTGATACCATCGTGGTGCCACTCGATACCGAACGCGTGCGACCGTTGACCTTGTGGACAAGCGCGTCCCAAATTGTCTACAACCTTGCCATCGCGGCAACTGCAGTTTCGAGATTCTAG